From Pseudomonas sp. stari2, a single genomic window includes:
- a CDS encoding alpha/beta hydrolase gives MSPSVEEVRLSLPHIELAAHIFGPEDGLPVIALHGWLDNANSFARLAPKLKGLRIVALDMAGHGHSGHRPVGAGYALWDYAHDVLQVAEQLGWQRFGLLGHSLGAIVSLVLAGSLPERITHLALIDGVIPPTDKGENAAERMGMALQAQLDLREKRKPVYASLDRAIEVRMKGLVAVSREAAELLAQRGLMPVPGGYTWRTDNRLTLPSPLRLTQEQAMAFIQRIACPAQLVVAADGMLAKHPELLERLPFSREQLPGGHHLHLNDESGAVLVADCFNRFFAIP, from the coding sequence ATGAGCCCGTCGGTCGAAGAAGTGCGCCTGAGCCTGCCGCATATCGAACTGGCAGCGCACATTTTCGGCCCGGAAGACGGGTTGCCGGTGATTGCCCTGCATGGCTGGCTGGATAATGCCAACAGCTTCGCTCGCCTGGCGCCGAAGCTTAAAGGCTTGCGCATTGTTGCGCTGGACATGGCCGGTCATGGTCATTCGGGGCATCGCCCGGTCGGCGCAGGTTACGCGCTGTGGGACTACGCCCATGACGTGCTGCAAGTCGCCGAACAACTGGGCTGGCAGCGCTTCGGTCTGCTCGGGCATTCGCTGGGGGCAATTGTTTCGCTGGTGCTGGCGGGGTCGTTGCCGGAGCGCATCACCCATCTGGCATTGATCGACGGGGTGATTCCTCCTACAGATAAAGGCGAAAACGCCGCCGAACGCATGGGCATGGCCCTTCAGGCACAGCTTGATTTGCGTGAAAAACGCAAACCGGTCTACGCCTCCCTCGACCGGGCCATCGAAGTGCGCATGAAAGGCCTGGTGGCGGTCAGTCGTGAGGCCGCCGAACTGCTGGCGCAACGCGGCCTGATGCCGGTGCCCGGCGGTTACACCTGGCGCACCGACAACCGTCTCACCCTGCCATCGCCACTGCGTCTGACTCAGGAGCAGGCGATGGCTTTCATCCAGCGCATTGCCTGTCCTGCACAATTGGTGGTGGCGGCCGATGGCATGCTGGCCAAACATCCCGAGCTGCTGGAGCGTCTACCCTTTAGCCGGGAACAGCTGCCGGGCGGGCACCATCTGCATCTGAATGACGAGTCGGGTGCGGTTCTTGTCGCAGACTGTTTCAATCGGTTCTTCGCCATTCCTTGA
- a CDS encoding alpha/beta fold hydrolase, producing the protein MSQPIFFAHANGFPSGTYGKLFSALAPEFRVTHLEQHAHDPRFPAGDNWYHLVDELIHHLQQQDEPVWGVGHSFGGMLHLHAALRCPELYRGVVMLDSPVLTRTDRWVIRAAKRFGFIDKLTPAGRTLGRREEFADLDSARSYFAGKTLFRSFDPECFDAYLQHGLHKVGDKLRLRFDPATEISIYRGVPHTSPGRARQLQVPLAVVRGHKSRVVMNHHTRFVGRLPQGESLTVPGGHMFPLERPQDTAQLLKNLFSRWENRQHKDCA; encoded by the coding sequence ATGTCGCAACCGATCTTCTTCGCCCACGCCAACGGTTTCCCTTCCGGCACCTACGGCAAGCTGTTCTCGGCGCTGGCGCCCGAGTTCCGGGTGACGCATCTGGAGCAGCATGCCCACGATCCGCGTTTCCCGGCGGGTGACAACTGGTACCACCTGGTGGACGAGCTGATCCATCACCTGCAACAGCAGGACGAGCCGGTATGGGGCGTTGGCCATTCCTTCGGCGGAATGCTGCACCTGCACGCTGCGCTACGTTGCCCAGAACTGTATCGCGGGGTGGTGATGCTCGATTCTCCGGTGCTGACGCGCACCGACCGATGGGTGATCCGTGCCGCCAAGCGTTTTGGCTTCATCGATAAGCTCACCCCGGCCGGTCGCACCTTGGGACGACGAGAAGAATTCGCCGACCTCGACAGTGCCCGCAGCTACTTTGCCGGCAAGACGCTGTTCCGAAGCTTCGATCCTGAGTGCTTCGACGCCTACCTGCAACACGGCTTGCACAAGGTCGGCGACAAGCTGCGCCTGCGCTTCGATCCGGCCACCGAGATCAGCATCTATCGCGGTGTGCCGCACACCAGCCCCGGACGAGCCCGACAGCTTCAGGTGCCTCTGGCGGTGGTGCGCGGGCACAAGAGTCGCGTGGTGATGAACCATCACACCCGGTTCGTCGGGCGTCTGCCTCAGGGCGAGTCGCTGACCGTGCCTGGCGGTCACATGTTTCCCCTTGAGCGGCCGCAGGATACTGCGCAGCTGCTGAAGAACCTGTTCTCTCGCTGGGAAAATCGCCAGCACAAGGATTGCGCATGA